In Vespa velutina chromosome 1, iVesVel2.1, whole genome shotgun sequence, the genomic stretch atataagaataagatTAGAATTAACTGTGATTTATTTtcgtatctattttattttgttattattgagaAATAACATTACTCTAGAAATAgctttatatttgttttatgttTACATCTAATCTAGGCAAGGTTAAGACAACTCTTCCGCATACTCTTTCcttataatatgttttatatacatacatacatacatatatatgtatattcggtTGTCCAGAAAGTTCGTGCCAATTTTTGATAATGGTGACAAAATTGGTATGAATTTTCTGACAAcccaatatatataagttctGTAATCCTTAAATTGTTGTATCATTTTCAAAAGGGCCTAAtctcaaaatataataaatctatacatacatctttctctctctctctctctctctctctctctctctttctttatctatctatctatctatctatctctctatctttatctttgtctAACCAAATTTCTGGCATTTGATTTACAGACTACCAATATGGACCTGGATTTCATGGACTTGGTTTACTCAATCCGTGGTTGGACGCCGCCTATTTGGGCCATGCTTGGCACTTTTCTCATCCAGCACTGGTTAAAGGTAAGGATCTTTTttcactgtatatatatatatatatatacatatcttatatagatctttttcctttgataaaaaagaaaacaaaacaaaactaaaagaaaaaagtatatactaTACAATATCATACTAAAAGTATCATAGAGATCATACTATATACTCAAACAAGTAGAGTCACTTTTATCTTAAAAGTCTCGTAAAAAATCGGTATgtaaacgttatatatatatatatatatatatatatatataatatatatatatatatatatataaagtatcaCAATCGGATATTACAAATCGGATCTCCTGTTATCGAGAAACTTGCACGTACACAGTGGTTCGTACTTCGAAACGTAAAATACAAAACATTGTGCACGCGTGATGGTTTGACGGATCACcgacaaaaaagaagatctcGAAAGAGGCCGCCAGTTCGTTCGAGAGAACGCTCGtgtaaacgagaaagagagaaagagaactcgTGTTATCGATTTCGTCGAGTCCGCGACGCCTGGCGATGATTCATACCTCGTAGAGCTGGACCGAGGGGTGAGCCTGTGCTCCCTTTTCCCACAACGGACCCCCTTCGACCTCCGAATACATCCCTTCCGTTAGAACAACAATACGACTTACAAGCCCACTCTCTCCCACGAGGAACGTGTggcgctctctttctctctctttctctttctttctctctctttcccttcgtAAAGGTGTCCGTTTGAAAACgccaactatatatatatatatatatatatatatatatatatatatatatatatatgaatatgtgtgtgtgtgtatgcgtgtatccGTATGCGtgttacatttaatatatatatatatatatatataaaacaataatctatcttgttaattttaactaaaatttataatgaatctaCTAATACGCAAATATGAGATaacaaaggaaggaaggaaggaaggtggGAAATAATGTAGGAAGTAAATTCTTTGTTGATTCCAGGAACACTTCCAATACCACCAACGGATCTATTTCCACCGTCGTTCCCACCAACTACCGTACTACCCACAACTTATCCCTTTGATCACATGAAATATCCAACGGAATATACGACGTTACATGGGAAAACAATGTCGACTATttcgactacgacgacgacgacagccTCAACGATACCTAACAGTCCATCAAGAACACCACCGAGAAGTCCAAGCGAGTCCGAGAGCGAGGTAACAGCCGAGGAAGTTCGTAGCAGTGCCTTCGTCCCGATTAGGCTGAACACCCTACCACCGCACCAATCCGTCACAACAAACCCATCCTCATCTTCTCCAGAAAGGATCACGCTTAGAGCGAAACCGACAGAAGgtgtaaaaaatgaattaaaagcaCCAACGACATTAATTTCTCAAAGAATTTCACCAAAGAGAATCTCATCGCCGACCAAGATATCTTCGTCGACCTCAGTGAAACCCGTTTGGAGGCCTTACTAAAATCCTTAGacgagagggaaagggagaaagtgaggaggagaaaaaaatatacaaacaaagagagaaaaagatggagagagagagaaagagagagagagagagagagagagagaggaaaagaaaagaaaaaaaaggaaaggaagaaaggaaaagaaaactttgatCCTCCGATCCCCCCACCCAACTGGAAGGCTAGTGATACCACGTGAACTATGTTAGGCGTCTCGAAATAACCCTCTAATACTTCGATTCCTTCATCTTCTAGTTTTATCGTCAATGATTTTATTGGTTGAATTAATATACGATGATTGCCTTCGGTTTTACGAAGGGAATAATAATACAGACCAAAACACGCGTGCTGCAGCCTCTCGTCTATCGAAAGGATACGCCTCGCTTCACCTATAATCGTTTAACGAACGAATTATCTTCACTATCTATAGCTGATTATTAAGATTGTAAATTATCTAAGACGGATAATTCGagaaatttgtatatacgtgtagATTTAGTTCGTGGACAATAATGCAGTGATAGAAtacagatattatattataaatattatatatatatatatatatatatatatgtataagtatatatatatatatgtgtgtgtgtgtaatcgTACATAAAGAGGACAGACAACTTGCacgcatgcatacatatatacatatacatatacatatatatttgaatatttgttaaaatctGAATACGTGCAAGGAAGAATGTGAGAGTGAtagaatagataaaagaaagaaaggttaaaagataaagaaattgcCATTATTTATAAGTCAGAGatcatatttaatgtataaagATGGTATAAAAAGAGTGAATATAAAGAATGcaacgagagaaataaaactgaattctacgtgaaaaaaaaaaaaaaaataaaaaaaataaaaaaatacattatgtaactataatacatacgttttttgtcatttatccttatttttattatattatcttttttctctttcagatttttcgttgtttttcttttttcttttacaaattttcattttccgtCGTAGCTCAACTCGATCCTTcttaaatttcattctttttgcGAAGCAAAAATTTATAGCATTAcaggatctctctctctctctctctttctatctctctctctctctctctctctctct encodes the following:
- the LOC124950513 gene encoding segmentation protein Runt-like gives rise to the protein MHLPEGPLGIDSFSAIRETLGACHGELVQTGSPAILCSALPSHWRSNKSLPVAFKVVALDEVNDGTLVTIRAGNDENCCGELRNCTAVMKNQVAKFNDLRFVGRSGRGKSFSLTIQISTVPFQIATYNKAIKVTVDGPREPRSKSNYQYGPGFHGLGLLNPWLDAAYLGHAWHFSHPALVKGTLPIPPTDLFPPSFPPTTVLPTTYPFDHMKYPTEYTTLHGKTMSTISTTTTTTASTIPNSPSRTPPRSPSESESEVTAEEVRSSAFVPIRLNTLPPHQSVTTNPSSSSPERITLRAKPTEGVKNELKAPTTLISQRISPKRISSPTKISSSTSVKPVWRPY